The Geoglobus acetivorans genome window below encodes:
- a CDS encoding enoyl-CoA hydratase-related protein: MEIKKVAVLGAGAMGSGIAQVVAQAGYEVWVRDIKEEFIQKGKQTIEKNLRKAVNKGKISLPKYKEITSRLHFTTDMKEAVEDADLVIEAVPEVMDIKKQVFQEVCQLNKKAILASNTSGLSITELAKATDRPERFVGMHFFNPVPVMALVEVIRGEQTNDDTVNAAVEFVKSIGKIPVVVKKDVEGFIVNRCLVPYLVLAIDDVEKGVAEPEEIDAALLYEYKMPMGPLELADFVGLDILYFAGQQWSIVPKSKLLEEKFNNKELGMKTARGFYDWRAGRPKIPKEKAGKYDGLRIIAPMVNIAAGLIEMGVADAKEIDTAMKLGTNMPKGPLELADEIGLDIVLAKAEEIYKEKGYEILKPSEYLKKLVSEGKLGKKSGEGFYKYEAGTYQNIRIEKLEGGIAKVVLNRPHRLNAITLELLDELKRAFAELEFDDEVRVVIITGEGKAFSAGLDLQAAGTDDVLNPPVAMLLAAKGQETFTTIEKFPKPVIAAINGYAFGGGCELSLACDFRIMAKNAQIGLTETALGLIPGWGGTQRMAKILGIAKAKELIMFAERISGEEAERIGLVNKAVEPEKLWDEVMAFAKRLAEGAPVALRLAKYAINFGYELPVETGQALESAYFGLVTATQDVREGFAAFFERRKPNFRGK; the protein is encoded by the coding sequence ATGGAGATAAAGAAGGTTGCCGTCCTCGGCGCGGGAGCAATGGGTTCGGGAATTGCACAGGTTGTGGCCCAGGCAGGTTATGAAGTCTGGGTTAGAGACATTAAAGAAGAGTTCATTCAAAAAGGGAAGCAGACAATCGAGAAAAACCTGAGAAAAGCTGTAAACAAGGGAAAAATCAGCCTTCCAAAATACAAGGAAATCACATCAAGATTGCACTTCACAACAGACATGAAAGAGGCTGTTGAAGATGCGGACCTCGTTATCGAGGCCGTCCCTGAGGTAATGGACATCAAAAAGCAGGTATTCCAGGAAGTGTGCCAGCTTAACAAAAAGGCAATCCTTGCCTCAAATACATCCGGTTTGAGCATAACCGAGCTTGCAAAGGCAACGGACAGGCCTGAAAGATTTGTGGGAATGCACTTCTTCAACCCCGTACCAGTAATGGCACTTGTCGAGGTTATAAGGGGCGAGCAGACGAACGACGATACCGTTAATGCTGCCGTGGAATTCGTTAAAAGCATCGGAAAGATTCCTGTTGTCGTCAAGAAAGACGTTGAGGGATTCATAGTCAACAGATGCCTGGTACCATACCTTGTTCTCGCAATTGATGATGTCGAGAAGGGCGTTGCTGAACCTGAAGAAATCGATGCAGCACTGCTCTACGAGTACAAGATGCCAATGGGACCACTTGAGCTTGCAGACTTTGTGGGACTTGACATCCTCTACTTTGCAGGCCAGCAGTGGTCAATTGTTCCGAAGTCCAAGCTCCTCGAGGAGAAGTTCAACAACAAGGAGCTGGGAATGAAGACCGCCAGAGGATTCTACGACTGGAGAGCCGGTAGGCCAAAGATACCCAAGGAGAAGGCAGGGAAGTACGACGGCCTGAGAATTATCGCTCCAATGGTTAACATCGCCGCAGGACTCATAGAGATGGGCGTTGCTGATGCTAAGGAAATTGACACGGCCATGAAGCTCGGTACAAACATGCCGAAAGGACCTCTTGAACTGGCCGATGAGATCGGGCTCGATATCGTGCTTGCAAAGGCTGAGGAGATATACAAGGAGAAGGGCTACGAAATCCTCAAACCGTCTGAATATCTGAAGAAACTCGTTTCTGAAGGCAAACTCGGAAAGAAAAGCGGGGAAGGATTTTACAAGTATGAGGCAGGAACCTACCAGAACATCAGAATAGAGAAGCTCGAAGGTGGCATTGCCAAGGTCGTGCTTAACAGACCGCACAGGCTGAACGCAATAACACTCGAACTTCTCGATGAGCTTAAGAGAGCCTTTGCAGAACTGGAGTTCGACGATGAGGTCAGAGTAGTCATAATAACAGGAGAGGGTAAGGCATTCTCAGCGGGACTTGACCTGCAGGCTGCCGGAACAGATGATGTGCTCAACCCGCCTGTCGCAATGCTCCTTGCCGCAAAGGGGCAGGAAACATTCACCACAATAGAGAAGTTCCCCAAGCCTGTGATAGCAGCGATAAACGGATACGCATTTGGAGGCGGATGCGAGCTTTCACTTGCATGTGATTTCAGAATAATGGCAAAGAACGCACAGATTGGCCTTACAGAGACGGCACTTGGACTCATTCCGGGATGGGGCGGCACACAGAGGATGGCGAAGATTCTTGGAATAGCTAAAGCCAAGGAGCTGATAATGTTCGCCGAAAGAATCAGCGGAGAAGAGGCAGAGAGAATCGGGCTCGTGAATAAAGCCGTGGAGCCAGAGAAGCTCTGGGATGAGGTCATGGCATTCGCAAAGAGGCTTGCTGAGGGGGCACCGGTTGCTCTCAGACTTGCAAAGTACGCCATCAACTTCGGCTACGAGCTACCCGTTGAGACGGGACAGGCTCTCGAATCAGCATACTTCGGCCTTGTGACGGCCACACAGGATGTCAGAGAAGGATTTGCAGCGTTCTTTGAAAGAAGAAAGCCCAATTTCAGGGGCAAATAA
- a CDS encoding OB-fold domain-containing protein produces the protein MEDLRKAAETNIKEYGFPVAIDEKSGALQWVDMRELHLKYIISIENIQEFFEGLRDGKLLATKCKKCGELFFPPQKDCPTCMDSDMEWFELKKEGVLETLTVIFVRPPSFSAYEPYTVAIAKLDDGVRITAWLRGDPQKVRPGQRVKIEIAKRKEGYLMYEIVPVEG, from the coding sequence ATGGAAGATTTGAGAAAAGCTGCTGAAACAAATATTAAGGAATACGGATTTCCGGTAGCAATAGATGAGAAAAGCGGGGCCCTTCAGTGGGTCGACATGAGAGAACTCCACCTGAAGTACATAATATCAATCGAAAACATTCAGGAATTCTTTGAAGGATTGAGAGATGGCAAGCTTCTCGCCACCAAGTGCAAGAAGTGCGGAGAGCTGTTCTTCCCTCCGCAAAAAGACTGTCCAACATGCATGGACAGCGACATGGAGTGGTTCGAGCTGAAGAAAGAGGGTGTGCTTGAAACCCTGACAGTCATATTCGTCAGGCCCCCAAGCTTCTCAGCCTACGAGCCATACACGGTTGCGATTGCAAAACTCGACGACGGTGTCAGGATTACTGCATGGCTCAGAGGAGACCCCCAGAAGGTCAGACCCGGCCAGAGGGTAAAAATCGAAATCGCTAAAAGAAAGGAAGGCTACCTGATGTACGAAATCGTTCCTGTTGAGGGGTGA
- a CDS encoding thiolase domain-containing protein, translated as MAVAIIGAGQTKFGTRKDVNMPELAWEAIKQAMQTANVEQKDIDFMVVGNAGMWSSEAAVPALMYEYGKFENVGSMRVEAACATGNAAIRVGYTAIESGEADVVLILGVEKMQESPNPTVIELIGRFGSYFWEFENLGLTFPGYYAIHATAYMAKYGATEEDFAKVAVKNHHYGAKNPYAQFQREIKLEQALNAPYVAWPFKLFDCSPITDGSAAVILASEEKVKEWGIEEKIWIHSQGVGTGTANLSRRESFTSLKSASYAAEVAYKKAGIDIDAPYKYIDGADVHDCFTAAEVIAYEDLRFAKRGEGVQLVREEQTYIGGRIPVNVDGGLKAKGHPIGATGVSQAVEAWKQLLSKAENGRQVDVKNGRYLAHNVGGTGHYSYVTIYGLEKPR; from the coding sequence ATGGCAGTTGCAATTATTGGCGCCGGACAGACAAAGTTCGGCACAAGAAAAGACGTTAACATGCCAGAACTTGCATGGGAAGCCATTAAACAGGCAATGCAGACAGCAAACGTGGAACAGAAGGACATCGATTTTATGGTTGTGGGCAATGCCGGCATGTGGAGCAGCGAAGCAGCAGTACCTGCCCTGATGTACGAATACGGTAAATTTGAGAATGTTGGGAGCATGAGGGTTGAGGCTGCATGCGCCACAGGAAATGCCGCAATCAGGGTTGGATACACAGCAATCGAAAGCGGCGAGGCAGACGTTGTGCTTATTCTCGGCGTTGAGAAGATGCAGGAGTCTCCAAACCCAACAGTCATAGAGCTGATCGGAAGATTCGGGAGCTATTTCTGGGAGTTTGAAAATCTCGGCCTCACGTTCCCCGGATACTATGCAATTCACGCAACAGCATACATGGCAAAGTATGGGGCAACCGAAGAAGATTTCGCAAAGGTGGCTGTGAAGAACCACCACTACGGAGCCAAAAACCCCTACGCCCAGTTCCAGAGAGAAATAAAGCTTGAACAGGCACTCAACGCCCCGTACGTGGCCTGGCCATTCAAGCTATTTGACTGCTCTCCGATAACAGATGGTTCAGCAGCCGTAATTCTTGCAAGTGAGGAAAAGGTAAAGGAGTGGGGCATCGAGGAAAAGATCTGGATACACAGCCAGGGTGTTGGCACCGGAACAGCCAACCTCAGCAGAAGAGAGAGCTTCACTTCCCTGAAGTCAGCATCATATGCTGCTGAGGTCGCCTACAAGAAGGCGGGGATAGATATAGATGCCCCATACAAGTACATTGATGGAGCAGACGTCCATGACTGCTTCACAGCAGCCGAGGTTATCGCTTATGAGGATCTGAGATTCGCCAAGAGAGGAGAGGGTGTGCAGCTTGTGAGAGAGGAGCAGACATACATAGGTGGAAGAATACCGGTCAACGTTGACGGCGGTCTGAAGGCCAAGGGTCACCCGATTGGTGCTACTGGTGTTAGTCAGGCAGTTGAGGCATGGAAACAGCTTCTCAGCAAGGCGGAGAACGGCAGACAGGTTGACGTGAAGAACGGAAGATATCTCGCTCACAATGTTGGTGGAACAGGTCATTACAGCTATGTTACGATATACGGGCTTGAAAAGCCGAGGTGA
- a CDS encoding acyl-CoA dehydrogenase family protein produces the protein MAISFQFTEEQEDIRRAAREFAEKEFTPELAIECDREEKFPKELFKKCAKLGFHAVSIPEEYGGGGYGPIEQMIVMEEFSAVNPGLGLACLLPTFGVEILLLHGSEEQKEQYVTKVARGDAIMGMANTEPDAGSDSASIKTRAVKDGNEWVLNGTKQFISNGSIADFILVTARTSELESFETRHRGISYFIVETDREGYKADKIKGKMGIRATDTAEVSLSNVRVPSDNLVGEEGKGFYYMMEFFDISRVWVAAQAVGIARGALKLVIDYVKQRKAFGVPLAAFQYIQFKIAELATKIEAARTLTYRAAALQVEQGKPDNTLSAMAKWYAGEVAVETANWALQFHGGYGYIDEYPVNQFYRDAKITEIYEGAKEVEKLIIARNLFGFKGR, from the coding sequence ATGGCGATAAGCTTTCAGTTTACGGAGGAACAGGAGGATATAAGGAGGGCTGCAAGGGAATTTGCTGAAAAGGAATTCACACCGGAGCTTGCGATAGAGTGTGACAGAGAAGAGAAGTTTCCGAAGGAGCTTTTCAAAAAGTGTGCAAAGCTCGGGTTCCATGCAGTGTCAATTCCTGAGGAGTACGGCGGCGGTGGCTACGGGCCAATTGAGCAGATGATTGTGATGGAAGAGTTCTCGGCTGTCAACCCCGGCCTCGGCCTTGCGTGCCTCCTCCCAACGTTTGGAGTTGAGATTCTCCTTCTGCACGGCAGTGAGGAGCAGAAAGAGCAGTACGTTACGAAGGTCGCCAGGGGCGATGCAATAATGGGCATGGCAAACACGGAACCTGATGCGGGCAGCGATTCAGCGAGCATCAAGACAAGGGCTGTTAAGGACGGCAATGAGTGGGTGCTAAATGGCACAAAGCAGTTTATATCCAATGGTTCGATAGCAGACTTCATCCTTGTAACTGCAAGAACAAGCGAGCTGGAAAGCTTTGAGACGAGACACAGGGGAATAAGCTACTTTATCGTTGAGACTGACAGGGAGGGCTATAAAGCGGACAAGATAAAGGGCAAGATGGGTATAAGAGCCACAGACACAGCAGAAGTGAGCCTGAGCAACGTCAGAGTGCCGTCAGACAACCTCGTCGGTGAGGAGGGCAAGGGCTTTTACTACATGATGGAGTTCTTCGACATCAGCAGAGTCTGGGTGGCTGCTCAGGCAGTTGGAATTGCGAGGGGCGCATTGAAGCTTGTCATCGATTACGTAAAGCAGAGGAAGGCATTTGGAGTGCCTCTGGCAGCCTTCCAGTACATTCAGTTCAAGATTGCCGAGCTTGCGACCAAAATCGAGGCGGCAAGAACCCTCACATACAGAGCAGCAGCGCTTCAGGTTGAGCAGGGTAAGCCAGACAACACCCTTTCAGCCATGGCGAAATGGTATGCTGGAGAGGTTGCTGTCGAAACGGCCAACTGGGCGCTGCAGTTCCATGGAGGCTACGGCTACATCGATGAGTATCCGGTGAATCAGTTCTACAGGGATGCCAAGATTACTGAAATATATGAGGGAGCTAAAGAAGTCGAGAAACTCATAATTGCAAGGAATCTGTTCGGATTCAAAGGTCGCTGA